Proteins from a genomic interval of Sphingomonas sp. Y38-1Y:
- the egtB gene encoding ergothioneine biosynthesis protein EgtB, which produces MTEALAAPLSDADATVQSMPDASPAKWHLAHTTWFFETFVLRDHVPGYQRFDDRYPFLFNSYYEAEGARHARHRRGMVTRPTLAEVLDYRAAVNAAVAEALPTLPPAALELIELGIHHEQQHQELFVTDILHLFSENPCEPALYEPQRKQPVAMPGPVGWIEHAGGIAEIGHDGTGFAFDCEGPRHRVLLHPHAIADRTITNGEWAAFIADGGYRDARHWLSDGWAWVKAEAIEAPLYWAKDGDTWTRFGLDGRRPVDPAAPVTHVSFYEADAYASWADARLPTEAEWEVVAADADPAGGNQMDAAGAVEPRPSPGGPALVGDVWEWTGSAYRPYPGFRPVEGAVGEYNGKFMSGQFVLRGGSCATPRGHLRTSYRNFFYPHQRWQFTGVRLAKDL; this is translated from the coding sequence TTGACCGAGGCGCTCGCCGCGCCGCTCTCCGACGCCGACGCCACCGTCCAGTCGATGCCCGACGCGTCGCCGGCCAAATGGCACCTCGCGCACACTACCTGGTTCTTCGAGACCTTCGTGCTGCGCGACCATGTGCCGGGCTATCAGCGCTTCGACGATCGCTACCCGTTCCTGTTCAACAGCTATTACGAGGCCGAGGGCGCACGTCATGCGCGGCATCGCCGCGGCATGGTGACGCGGCCGACGCTGGCCGAGGTGCTCGACTATCGCGCGGCGGTGAACGCGGCGGTGGCCGAGGCGCTGCCCACGCTGCCGCCCGCCGCGCTCGAGCTGATCGAGCTCGGCATCCATCACGAGCAGCAGCATCAGGAGCTGTTCGTCACCGACATCCTTCACCTCTTCTCGGAAAACCCCTGCGAGCCCGCGCTGTACGAGCCGCAGCGCAAGCAGCCGGTGGCGATGCCCGGCCCGGTCGGCTGGATCGAGCATGCAGGTGGGATCGCTGAGATCGGCCATGACGGTACCGGCTTCGCCTTCGATTGCGAGGGGCCGCGGCACCGGGTGCTGCTCCATCCCCATGCGATCGCCGACCGCACGATCACCAATGGCGAATGGGCCGCGTTCATCGCCGATGGCGGGTACCGCGACGCGCGCCACTGGCTGTCCGACGGTTGGGCGTGGGTGAAGGCGGAAGCGATCGAGGCGCCGCTTTATTGGGCCAAGGATGGCGATACCTGGACGCGCTTCGGCCTGGACGGGCGTCGCCCGGTCGACCCGGCCGCGCCGGTGACGCATGTCAGCTTCTACGAGGCGGACGCCTATGCCAGCTGGGCCGACGCGCGCCTGCCCACCGAGGCCGAGTGGGAAGTTGTCGCTGCGGATGCCGATCCGGCAGGCGGCAACCAGATGGACGCCGCCGGCGCGGTCGAGCCGCGGCCTTCGCCCGGCGGACCCGCCCTGGTCGGGGACGTCTGGGAATGGACGGGCAGCGCCTATCGCCCCTACCCAGGCTTTCGCCCCGTCGAGGGCGCGGTCGGCGAGTATAACGGCAAGTTCATGAGCGGCCAGTTCGTGCTGCGCGGCGGATCGTGCGCGACCCCGCGCGGCCACCTTCGCACCAGCTATCGCAACTTCTTCTATCCGCATCAGCGCTGGCAGTTCACCGGCGTGCGCCTGGCAAAGGACCTCTGA
- the gluQRS gene encoding tRNA glutamyl-Q(34) synthetase GluQRS has product MSVTTRFAPSPTGALHLGHAWSAVQAHVRARDVGGRFLLRIEDIDGTRSRPEHVAGILADLDWLGLDWDGDVVFQSARLDRYTAALDRLRVMGLVYPCTCTRADIAAAASAPHGPAGVVYPGTCRERAADLSQPHCWRLDMAAAIAAAGPLVWTDEIAGTIAADPASHGDVVLARKDAPSSYHLSVTVDDAAQGITHIVRGRDLFEATHVHRLLQALLGLPTPIYRHHPLLAGADGTRLAKRHGAPSLANLRAAGMDGRALAMDLKRGRLPLGFGVLDD; this is encoded by the coding sequence ATGAGCGTCACGACCCGCTTTGCGCCGAGCCCCACCGGCGCGCTGCACCTGGGCCACGCCTGGTCGGCGGTGCAGGCCCACGTGCGGGCGAGGGACGTCGGCGGGCGTTTCCTGCTCAGGATCGAGGATATCGACGGCACGCGCAGCCGGCCCGAGCATGTGGCGGGCATCCTCGCCGATCTCGACTGGCTCGGCCTTGATTGGGACGGGGACGTGGTGTTCCAGTCGGCGCGGCTCGACCGCTACACGGCGGCACTCGACCGGCTGCGGGTGATGGGCCTCGTCTATCCCTGTACCTGCACGCGCGCCGATATCGCCGCCGCGGCGAGCGCGCCGCATGGGCCGGCGGGGGTGGTCTATCCGGGCACGTGCCGCGAGCGCGCCGCCGATCTGTCGCAGCCGCATTGCTGGCGGCTCGACATGGCGGCGGCGATCGCGGCGGCCGGACCGCTCGTCTGGACTGACGAGATCGCCGGCACGATCGCCGCCGATCCGGCGAGCCACGGCGACGTCGTGCTTGCGCGCAAGGACGCGCCGTCGAGCTATCACCTGTCCGTGACCGTCGACGACGCGGCACAGGGCATCACCCATATCGTGCGCGGACGCGACCTGTTCGAGGCGACGCACGTCCATCGGCTGCTTCAGGCGCTGCTGGGCCTGCCAACGCCGATCTATCGTCATCACCCGCTGCTCGCCGGCGCCGACGGGACACGCCTGGCAAAGCGGCACGGCGCGCCATCGCTCGCCAACCTGAGGGCGGCGGGCATGGACGGGCGGGCGCTCGCCATGGACCTAAAGAGAGGGCGGCTTCCGCTTGGTTTCGGGGTGCTGGATGACTAG
- a CDS encoding DUF1080 domain-containing protein, with protein sequence MRTVSIVAALAAIAMPALAQDSKEAARAIAGEPAAAPQRLVLIDVPKPASKRTALFDGRSLAGWTPWLGYADPAITYRAGPDAVPVGISRDTSGDFAVRRVDGAPAIWVKGETWGSLVHRADLRDYHLRLEFKWGTKTWAPRETQPRNNGLLYHTHGKPGEVFGTWRPSAEFEIMTGSTGMIVAVGGKVRGHTNVSFDPAIIAPHLRYRFGGREVDIVNGTPTWNVEAATDAERPVGEWNTLDLYVVGDRAVHVVNGVPVAEVRDLAVIGPDGSRQPLTHGQIQLQSEGAETWFRSITVEPIKTLPKIVLQRD encoded by the coding sequence ATGAGGACCGTATCGATCGTCGCCGCGCTTGCCGCCATCGCCATGCCGGCCTTGGCGCAGGATTCGAAGGAAGCGGCACGCGCCATCGCCGGTGAGCCCGCCGCGGCGCCTCAGCGGCTGGTGCTGATCGACGTGCCGAAGCCGGCGAGCAAGCGGACCGCGCTGTTCGACGGGCGCAGCCTGGCGGGCTGGACGCCGTGGCTGGGCTATGCCGACCCCGCGATCACCTATCGCGCTGGGCCCGATGCCGTGCCGGTCGGCATCAGCCGCGACACGAGCGGCGACTTCGCGGTCCGTCGCGTCGACGGCGCCCCCGCAATCTGGGTCAAGGGCGAGACCTGGGGCAGCCTGGTCCACCGCGCCGACCTTCGCGACTATCACCTTCGGCTCGAGTTCAAGTGGGGCACCAAGACCTGGGCGCCGCGCGAGACGCAGCCGCGTAACAACGGCCTGCTCTATCACACCCATGGCAAGCCCGGCGAAGTGTTCGGCACCTGGCGCCCCTCCGCCGAGTTCGAGATCATGACCGGCTCCACCGGCATGATCGTCGCGGTCGGCGGTAAGGTGCGCGGGCATACCAATGTCTCGTTCGACCCGGCGATCATCGCGCCGCACCTGCGCTATCGGTTCGGCGGGCGCGAGGTCGACATCGTCAACGGCACGCCGACCTGGAATGTCGAGGCGGCGACCGATGCGGAGCGGCCGGTGGGCGAGTGGAACACGCTCGACCTCTATGTCGTCGGCGACCGCGCGGTGCATGTGGTGAACGGCGTACCAGTGGCCGAGGTCCGCGACCTCGCCGTGATCGGTCCGGACGGCAGCCGCCAGCCGCTGACCCACGGCCAGATCCAGCTTCAGTCGGAAGGCGCCGAAACCTGGTTCCGGTCGATCACCGTCGAACCGATCAAGACCCTGCCCAAGATCGTCCTTCAGCGCGACTGA
- a CDS encoding DUF1176 domain-containing protein translates to MLRTALASTLLALAAPAMAQAAPGELRRFGDWIVGCDNTLRCEAAALGPEADPFDKPLLSFVREPGPGGAIDITLDSEAKLSDITVDGKRTGDQPLAIARAFAAGLGARIGKEGALSLTGAAAALRYIDDRQRRGGTVDAIVARGSASGAAAPRPPAPVIRVPRIAGRAAALAPAMLERMRKTADCQPIDDAAMARPELHPLGGGRTLAIVPCGLGAYQSWSAIYVTDGTRFAPARFDVPPNGDGEVVPTVVTPSYDRGILSSYAKGRGLGDCGVSQSYAWDGRSFRLTERAEMTECRGSRALIRTWIARVAR, encoded by the coding sequence ATGCTCCGTACCGCGCTGGCCTCGACGCTTCTCGCCCTCGCGGCGCCCGCAATGGCGCAGGCCGCACCCGGCGAGCTGCGCCGGTTCGGCGATTGGATCGTCGGCTGCGACAACACGCTGCGGTGCGAGGCCGCGGCGCTGGGGCCGGAAGCCGACCCGTTCGACAAGCCATTGCTGTCCTTCGTCCGCGAGCCCGGCCCCGGTGGTGCGATCGACATCACCTTGGACAGCGAGGCCAAGCTTTCCGACATCACGGTCGATGGCAAGCGCACCGGCGACCAGCCGCTGGCGATCGCACGCGCCTTCGCCGCCGGGCTAGGTGCGCGGATCGGCAAGGAGGGCGCCCTGTCGCTGACGGGTGCGGCGGCGGCGCTGCGCTATATCGACGATCGACAGCGGCGTGGGGGCACGGTCGACGCGATCGTCGCGCGCGGATCGGCAAGCGGCGCGGCGGCCCCTCGCCCGCCTGCGCCCGTCATCCGCGTGCCGCGGATCGCGGGCCGGGCGGCGGCCCTCGCACCGGCGATGCTGGAGCGGATGCGCAAGACGGCGGATTGCCAGCCGATCGACGATGCCGCGATGGCCCGGCCCGAGCTGCACCCGCTTGGCGGCGGTCGGACGCTGGCGATCGTCCCGTGCGGGCTCGGGGCCTATCAGTCCTGGTCGGCGATCTATGTGACCGACGGCACGCGGTTCGCCCCGGCGCGCTTCGACGTGCCGCCGAACGGCGACGGCGAGGTCGTGCCGACCGTGGTCACGCCGTCCTATGATCGCGGTATCCTGTCCTCCTATGCCAAGGGACGCGGTCTCGGCGATTGCGGCGTGTCACAGAGCTATGCGTGGGACGGCAGAAGCTTCAGGCTGACCGAGCGTGCAGAGATGACCGAGTGCCGGGGCAGCCGCGCGCTGATCCGCACCTGGATCGCGCGGGTGGCGCGCTGA
- a CDS encoding serine hydrolase, whose protein sequence is MSEMRIDRRGALGLAAMGAAGLALPGAGRAQAATSRFDPAYVDGVVATFMRRFEIPGVGIAVIRPGAEPWLKGYGVRTVGQPGAIDAHTRFAIASNSKSFTAAALALLVEEKKLGWDDPVRKHIPEFRMKDPLATENLTVRELLVHNSGLALGAGDLMQFPASDRPASDILKGLPYFPFARGFRTGYAYDNALYVVAGLLIERVSGQSWDRFVEARLLKPLGMADAVPALRFLKDANVAGRHARLGPPVRGQGKLARVAPDEGPMTDAAGGINASVTDIAKWLRVQLAKGALPGGGRLWSEASAAEMWKPVTIVGSSDGPSADWPSRGVTSTYALGWFVQDYRGERLVHHSGGLSGQITQTAMLPRLGYAVAVFTNTEDGPSAALRNAILDHLMGVGPFDWAGAFEKRRDAMDKEAFAAVAAAGGIDKAPAGAPSLPLSAYAGRYRDPWYGDVAVAERGKGLHIDFVPTPVFTSALEPWGTDAFRTRFKPGAGEDAVVTFTVEGGRATGAKMKALSPLADFSYDFHDLDFTKVG, encoded by the coding sequence ATGAGCGAGATGCGGATCGACCGGCGCGGCGCGCTGGGCCTGGCGGCGATGGGTGCGGCCGGATTGGCCTTGCCCGGCGCGGGGCGGGCACAGGCGGCGACGTCGCGGTTCGACCCGGCCTATGTCGACGGCGTCGTCGCCACCTTCATGCGCCGGTTCGAGATCCCCGGTGTCGGCATCGCGGTAATCCGGCCCGGCGCCGAACCGTGGCTCAAGGGCTATGGCGTCCGCACGGTCGGCCAGCCGGGCGCGATCGACGCGCACACGCGCTTCGCCATCGCCTCGAACAGCAAGAGCTTCACCGCCGCGGCGCTCGCGCTGCTGGTCGAGGAGAAGAAGCTTGGCTGGGACGATCCGGTCCGCAAGCACATCCCCGAGTTCCGGATGAAGGATCCGCTCGCGACCGAGAACCTGACGGTGCGCGAACTGCTCGTCCACAACAGCGGGCTGGCGCTGGGCGCCGGCGACCTGATGCAGTTCCCCGCCAGCGACCGGCCGGCGAGCGACATCCTGAAAGGGCTGCCCTATTTCCCGTTCGCGCGCGGTTTTCGTACCGGCTATGCCTATGACAATGCGCTCTATGTCGTTGCGGGGCTGCTGATCGAGCGGGTGAGCGGGCAGAGCTGGGACCGGTTCGTCGAGGCGCGGCTGCTCAAGCCGCTTGGCATGGCGGATGCGGTGCCGGCGCTCCGCTTCTTGAAGGACGCCAACGTCGCCGGGCGCCACGCGCGATTGGGGCCGCCGGTGCGGGGACAGGGCAAGCTCGCCCGCGTCGCCCCCGACGAGGGGCCGATGACCGACGCCGCGGGCGGCATCAACGCCAGCGTTACCGACATCGCCAAGTGGCTCCGGGTCCAGCTCGCCAAGGGCGCGCTGCCCGGCGGCGGGCGGCTGTGGAGCGAGGCGTCGGCGGCGGAGATGTGGAAGCCTGTCACCATCGTCGGGTCGAGCGACGGGCCGAGTGCCGATTGGCCCTCGCGCGGCGTCACCTCGACCTATGCGCTCGGCTGGTTCGTGCAGGATTATCGCGGCGAACGGCTGGTCCATCATTCGGGCGGACTGTCGGGCCAGATCACGCAGACGGCGATGCTGCCGCGGCTGGGGTATGCGGTGGCGGTGTTCACCAACACGGAGGACGGCCCGTCGGCGGCGCTGCGCAACGCGATCCTCGACCATCTGATGGGCGTCGGGCCGTTCGACTGGGCGGGCGCGTTCGAGAAGCGGCGCGATGCGATGGACAAGGAAGCGTTCGCCGCGGTCGCGGCGGCGGGCGGCATCGACAAGGCACCCGCGGGCGCGCCGAGCCTGCCGCTCTCGGCCTATGCCGGGCGGTACCGCGATCCGTGGTACGGCGACGTCGCCGTCGCTGAGCGGGGCAAGGGGCTCCACATCGATTTCGTGCCGACCCCGGTGTTCACGAGCGCGCTGGAGCCCTGGGGCACCGACGCGTTCCGCACGCGGTTCAAGCCCGGCGCGGGCGAGGATGCGGTGGTGACCTTCACTGTCGAGGGTGGCCGCGCGACGGGAGCAAAGATGAAGGCGCTCTCGCCGCTGGCGGACTTCAGCTACGACTTTCACGATCTGGATTTTACGAAGGTGGGATAG
- a CDS encoding twin transmembrane helix small protein — MNTFLVILLIAAMIATVVALIRGIVAFLKVTEADLKGEGGPSASSVKSNKMMQFRIFFQALAILIVVVIMFAAGRT; from the coding sequence ATGAACACCTTTCTCGTCATCCTCCTGATCGCCGCGATGATCGCGACGGTCGTCGCGCTGATCCGCGGCATCGTCGCCTTCCTCAAGGTGACGGAGGCCGATCTGAAGGGCGAGGGCGGGCCGTCCGCCTCCTCGGTCAAGTCGAACAAGATGATGCAGTTCCGCATCTTCTTTCAGGCGCTGGCGATCCTGATCGTCGTCGTCATCATGTTCGCCGCCGGCCGGACCTGA
- a CDS encoding HNH endonuclease, whose amino-acid sequence MYHPDLIRHPDGCPALVLNADFTPLSYYPLSVWPWQTAIKAVFLDRVNIVSHYEREIRSPSAAIKLPSVIALKQYVKPSQFPAFTRFNLFLRDKFSCQYCGTPSDLTFDHVVPRAYGGRTTWENVVTACAPCNLKKGGRTPREAHMPLYEQPIRPTSWHLQENGRRFPPGYLHETWHDWLYWDVELEA is encoded by the coding sequence ATGTACCATCCCGATCTGATCCGCCATCCGGACGGTTGCCCGGCACTGGTGCTCAATGCCGATTTTACCCCGCTCAGCTATTATCCGCTGTCCGTCTGGCCGTGGCAGACCGCAATCAAGGCGGTGTTCCTCGACCGGGTCAACATCGTCTCGCATTACGAGCGCGAGATCAGGAGCCCGAGCGCGGCGATCAAGCTGCCCTCGGTCATCGCGCTCAAGCAATATGTGAAGCCGTCGCAATTCCCCGCCTTCACGCGGTTCAACCTGTTCCTGCGCGACAAGTTCAGCTGCCAATATTGCGGGACGCCGAGCGACCTGACCTTCGACCATGTGGTGCCGCGCGCCTATGGCGGGCGCACGACGTGGGAGAATGTCGTCACCGCCTGTGCGCCGTGCAATCTCAAGAAGGGCGGTCGCACCCCGCGCGAGGCCCACATGCCGCTCTACGAGCAACCGATCCGGCCGACGAGCTGGCACCTTCAGGAAAACGGCCGGCGCTTCCCGCCGGGCTATCTGCACGAGACGTGGCACGACTGGCTCTATTGGGACGTCGAGCTGGAGGCGTGA
- a CDS encoding 3-hydroxyacyl-CoA dehydrogenase NAD-binding domain-containing protein yields MKTIGVIGAGQMGAGIAQVSAQAGYRVLLSDVDKARAETGKAGIAKLLSRAVDKEKISADDRDAALARIEPVDSVEAMGPCDLVIEAATEREPIKRQIFEAVGKVLSDTAILASNTSSIPITRLAQASPDPARFMGVHFFNPVPVMGLIELIRGLATADATVAAVEAYGRTLGKEIVHANDAPGFIVNRVLLPMLNEACFALGEGVASVRDIDTAVKLGLNHPMGPLTLADFIGLDTCLDICRVLFDGTGDPKFRPAPLLVKYVEAGWVGKKVGRGFYDWTGPEPVPTR; encoded by the coding sequence ATGAAGACCATTGGCGTGATCGGCGCGGGCCAGATGGGGGCGGGCATCGCCCAGGTATCGGCGCAGGCGGGCTATCGCGTGCTCCTGTCCGACGTCGACAAGGCGCGGGCCGAGACGGGCAAGGCGGGCATCGCCAAGCTGCTGTCGCGCGCGGTCGACAAGGAAAAGATCAGCGCCGACGACCGCGACGCCGCGCTCGCCCGGATCGAGCCCGTCGACAGCGTCGAGGCGATGGGGCCTTGCGACCTCGTCATCGAGGCGGCGACCGAGCGCGAGCCGATCAAGCGCCAGATCTTCGAGGCGGTGGGCAAGGTGTTGTCGGACACCGCGATCCTCGCCTCCAACACCTCCTCGATCCCGATCACGCGGCTGGCACAGGCGTCGCCCGACCCGGCTCGGTTCATGGGCGTGCACTTCTTCAATCCCGTGCCGGTGATGGGGCTGATCGAGCTGATCCGAGGCCTCGCCACCGCCGACGCGACGGTCGCCGCGGTCGAGGCCTATGGCCGGACGCTGGGCAAGGAGATCGTCCACGCCAACGACGCGCCGGGCTTCATCGTCAACCGCGTGCTGCTGCCGATGCTCAACGAGGCGTGCTTCGCGCTCGGCGAAGGCGTGGCGAGCGTGCGCGACATCGACACCGCGGTGAAGCTGGGGCTCAACCATCCGATGGGTCCGCTGACGCTCGCCGACTTCATCGGCCTCGACACCTGCCTCGACATCTGCCGCGTGCTGTTCGACGGGACGGGCGATCCGAAGTTCCGCCCCGCCCCGCTGCTCGTCAAATATGTCGAGGCGGGCTGGGTCGGCAAGAAGGTCGGCCGCGGCTTCTATGACTGGACCGGCCCGGAGCCGGTGCCGACGCGCTGA
- a CDS encoding secondary thiamine-phosphate synthase enzyme YjbQ, with translation MRQAAHVLTVATQRQGLVEITREIVGWVAGEGIETGLLTIFCRHTSASLLIQENAAREVRTDLEAYFARIAPESADYAHDDEGPDDMPAHLRAALTQVQLSVPVMAGRPMLGTWQGIYLFEHRVRPHRRQIALHLLGD, from the coding sequence ATGAGGCAGGCCGCGCACGTGCTGACCGTCGCGACGCAGCGCCAGGGCCTGGTCGAGATCACGCGAGAGATCGTCGGCTGGGTGGCGGGCGAGGGGATCGAGACCGGACTCCTGACGATCTTCTGCCGCCACACCTCCGCCTCGCTCCTCATCCAGGAGAATGCGGCGCGCGAGGTGCGGACCGACCTGGAAGCCTATTTCGCCCGGATCGCGCCCGAAAGCGCCGACTATGCGCATGACGACGAGGGGCCGGACGACATGCCCGCGCATCTGCGCGCCGCGCTGACGCAGGTGCAATTGTCGGTGCCGGTCATGGCCGGCCGGCCGATGCTGGGCACGTGGCAGGGCATCTATCTGTTTGAGCATCGCGTCCGGCCGCACCGCCGCCAGATCGCACTCCATCTGCTGGGCGACTGA
- the egtD gene encoding L-histidine N(alpha)-methyltransferase — MLKPEIEDGQVSLADPAFRADVLTGLAARPRAIPARWFYDRRGSELFEAITELPEYYPTRTEVALLDSACGEIAEQVGPGRAVIEFGSGSSTKTPRLLGCTDPAAYVPIDISGDFLRASAAELARGFPGLPVLPVEANFMHPVPLPAAVADMPKLGFFPGSTIGNMTPFAATDLLRAMRTSLGEGAMLLIGIDRVKDPAVLVPAYDDAAGVTGAFNLNLIERINRELSGTIPVDAFAHKAVWNDAASRIEMHLEAQRDATFTVEGRPFALAAGETIHTENSHKYGERGARVLLRSGGWTPVAEWTDPKGWFSLILAEAKPVDLAP, encoded by the coding sequence ATGCTGAAGCCTGAGATCGAGGACGGGCAGGTCAGCCTGGCGGACCCGGCGTTCCGCGCCGACGTGCTCACCGGCCTCGCCGCGCGGCCGCGCGCAATCCCGGCGCGCTGGTTCTACGACCGGCGCGGATCGGAGCTGTTCGAGGCGATCACCGAGCTTCCTGAATATTACCCCACCCGCACCGAAGTCGCGCTGCTCGACAGCGCATGCGGCGAGATCGCCGAACAGGTCGGACCGGGCCGCGCGGTGATCGAGTTCGGCTCCGGCTCCTCGACCAAGACGCCGCGCCTGCTCGGCTGTACCGATCCCGCCGCCTATGTCCCGATCGACATCTCGGGCGATTTCCTGCGCGCCTCCGCGGCCGAACTGGCGCGAGGATTCCCCGGCCTGCCGGTGCTGCCGGTCGAGGCCAATTTCATGCATCCGGTGCCGCTGCCCGCCGCGGTCGCCGACATGCCCAAGCTCGGCTTCTTTCCCGGTTCGACGATCGGCAACATGACGCCCTTCGCCGCCACCGACCTGCTCCGCGCGATGCGCACGAGCCTGGGCGAGGGCGCGATGCTGCTGATCGGCATCGACCGGGTAAAGGATCCCGCGGTGCTCGTCCCGGCCTATGACGATGCGGCGGGCGTCACGGGGGCGTTCAACCTCAACCTCATCGAGCGGATCAATCGCGAGCTTTCCGGCACGATCCCCGTCGATGCGTTCGCGCACAAGGCGGTGTGGAACGACGCCGCCTCGCGCATCGAGATGCATCTGGAGGCGCAGCGCGACGCGACCTTCACCGTCGAGGGACGGCCGTTCGCGCTTGCCGCTGGCGAGACGATCCACACCGAGAACAGCCACAAATATGGCGAGCGCGGCGCGCGCGTGCTGCTCCGTTCGGGCGGCTGGACGCCGGTCGCCGAATGGACCGACCCCAAGGGCTGGTTCTCGCTGATCCTGGCCGAAGCGAAGCCGGTCGACCTGGCGCCTTGA
- a CDS encoding cob(I)yrinic acid a,c-diamide adenosyltransferase has product MVKLNKIYTRTGDAGTTGLVDGSRVSKAGSLIAAIGEVDEANSALGVALSLMPEDEWRAGMAIVQNELFDLGADLATPWPGGEHDLRVTPAQTGRLEALIDRATAALDPLTSFILPGGTPAAAAMHVARATIRRAERAIVAAAGDHALNPEALIYINRLSDLTFVVARCLNQSAGGDVLWVPGASR; this is encoded by the coding sequence CTGGTCAAGCTCAACAAGATCTACACGCGGACCGGCGACGCGGGCACGACCGGCCTGGTCGACGGGTCGCGCGTGTCCAAGGCAGGATCGCTGATCGCCGCCATCGGCGAGGTGGACGAGGCGAACTCGGCGCTGGGCGTCGCGCTGTCGCTGATGCCGGAGGACGAGTGGCGCGCCGGGATGGCGATCGTCCAGAACGAGCTGTTTGACCTGGGCGCCGACCTCGCGACGCCATGGCCGGGCGGCGAGCACGATCTTCGCGTAACGCCCGCTCAGACCGGCCGGCTGGAGGCGCTGATCGACCGCGCGACCGCGGCGCTCGATCCACTGACCAGCTTCATCCTGCCGGGCGGAACGCCGGCCGCGGCCGCGATGCATGTCGCCCGTGCGACGATCCGCCGGGCCGAGCGCGCGATCGTGGCCGCAGCCGGCGATCACGCGCTCAATCCCGAAGCCTTGATCTACATCAACCGACTGTCAGATTTAACATTTGTTGTCGCTCGCTGTTTGAACCAAAGTGCCGGCGGCGACGTTCTATGGGTTCCGGGGGCATCACGCTGA
- a CDS encoding sensor histidine kinase yields MIVIASAWILLLLAGGGFALDRVLTGAITRNFDDQLDYLLTSMIVSAEIDSEGEVTFNRELADQRFFEPYSGLYWQVSGKGFRPFPSRSLWDRVLRVHPHAANGAVHTYDSEEFPDEKLRVAERDVKLPRSTVWWRFQIAQSRAMLDAQIAALRQTLIRSFLLLGLGLIVMAALQTWYGLLPLKKLRRELAAMRGGDSPRIEGPMPAEVAPMVEELNGLIQHNERQAEEARRHAGNLAHALKTPLTVIMNAAAAGSDDLPDTVVREARTMRRQIDHHLARARAVGRRGSAHSRAEVWPSIEAVERAVARLYRHVRIDVDGRKDLTAHIERQDLDDLLGNLVENAAKYGGGSVFITVGATTGFVEILVEDDGTGIPEADRVRIFDRGVRLDSGKPGTGLGLAIVRDVAEIYEGTVSLEESEDLGGLLVRLRLPMAN; encoded by the coding sequence ATGATCGTGATCGCCTCGGCGTGGATCCTGCTCCTGCTCGCGGGCGGCGGGTTCGCGCTCGACCGCGTGCTGACGGGCGCGATCACGCGCAATTTCGACGACCAGCTCGACTATCTCCTCACCTCGATGATCGTCTCGGCCGAGATCGACAGCGAGGGCGAGGTGACGTTCAACCGCGAGCTCGCCGACCAGCGCTTCTTCGAACCCTATTCGGGCCTCTACTGGCAGGTGTCGGGCAAGGGGTTCCGGCCGTTTCCCTCCCGCTCGCTGTGGGACCGGGTGCTGCGCGTGCATCCGCACGCCGCCAACGGCGCCGTCCACACCTATGATTCGGAAGAGTTTCCCGACGAGAAGCTGCGCGTCGCCGAACGCGACGTGAAGCTGCCGCGGTCGACGGTCTGGTGGCGGTTCCAGATCGCGCAGAGCCGCGCGATGCTCGACGCGCAGATCGCCGCGCTTCGCCAGACGCTGATCCGAAGCTTCCTGCTGCTCGGGCTCGGCCTGATCGTCATGGCCGCGCTCCAGACCTGGTATGGCTTGCTGCCGCTCAAGAAGCTCCGTCGCGAGCTGGCGGCGATGCGCGGCGGCGATTCGCCGCGGATCGAGGGGCCGATGCCCGCCGAAGTCGCGCCGATGGTCGAGGAATTGAACGGCCTCATCCAGCACAATGAGCGCCAGGCCGAGGAAGCGCGGCGCCATGCCGGCAACCTCGCCCATGCGCTCAAGACGCCGCTGACGGTCATCATGAACGCGGCGGCGGCGGGCAGCGACGACTTGCCGGACACGGTGGTGCGCGAGGCGCGGACGATGCGCCGCCAGATCGACCACCACCTCGCGCGCGCTCGCGCGGTTGGGCGTCGGGGCAGTGCGCACAGCCGGGCGGAGGTGTGGCCCTCGATCGAGGCGGTCGAGCGTGCGGTCGCGCGCCTCTATCGCCACGTCCGCATCGACGTCGACGGGCGCAAGGACCTCACCGCGCATATCGAGCGGCAGGACCTCGACGATTTGCTCGGCAACCTGGTCGAGAATGCCGCGAAATATGGCGGTGGCAGCGTGTTCATCACCGTCGGCGCGACGACGGGCTTCGTCGAGATCCTGGTCGAGGACGACGGCACCGGCATTCCCGAGGCCGACCGCGTCCGCATCTTCGATCGCGGCGTGCGGCTGGACAGCGGCAAGCCGGGCACGGGCCTGGGCCTCGCGATCGTCCGCGACGTGGCGGAAATCTACGAGGGCACGGTGAGCCTGGAGGAAAGCGAGGATCTGGGCGGCCTCCTCGTGCGCCTCCGCCTGCCGATGGCGAACTGA